Part of the Tistrella mobilis genome is shown below.
GGGAAATCCTCCCCACGTTCCCCGCCTGCCCGGAGACCTGCCAGCCCATGTCCGCCACCGCTGCCCGCCCGCCGCTCGTCACCGCCGTCATCGCCGGCCTGCTGCTGATCGTGGGCGCGGCCATCCGCCTGCTGCCCGAGGCGGGCGCCGCACCGGGTGGTCTCGACGCCGCGGCGGCGCCGGCGGCGGCCCTGGTGGTGATGACGCTCGGGCTCTGGGCGACGGGGCTGCTGCCGGAATCGGTCACGGCGCTGGGCTTCTTCACCATCGCCATGCTGACGGGGCTGGCACCGCCCGAGGTGGTGTTTTCGGGCCTCACCTCCTCGGCCTTCTGGCTGATCTTTTCGGGGCTGGTGATCGGGGTCGCCGTCCGCCATAGCGGGCTCGGCGCCTGGATCGCCGGCCATCTGGCGCGGCGGGTGGGCACCAGCTATCGGGGCGCGCTGCTGGGGGCGCTCGCCTTCGGCCTGGTCATGGCCTTCCTGATGCCGTCGGCCATGGGGCGGATCGTGTTGATCCTGCCGATCCTGGCGGCGCTGGGCGAACATCTGGGCCATCAGCCCGGCGACCGCCGGCATGCGGGGATGATGCTGGCCGGGGTGATCGGAACCTTCCTGCCGTCATTCACCATCCTGCCCGCGAATGTGCCGAACAACATCATGGTCGGCATCCTGGAAGCGGCGGGTGCGCCCGTGCCCAGCTTCTCCACCTATCTGATGACCAATTTCCCGGTGCTGGGGCTGCTGAAGACGCTGGTCCTGGCCGGCGTGCTGCTGTTTCTCTACGGCCGCGGCCGGCAGAAGCCGGTGACGCGCCCCCACCGCCCGGCACCGATGACCCGCGACCAGCGCCGGCTGGCCCTGGTGCTGCTGGTGGCGCTGGGCTTCTGGATGACCGACGCGCTGCACCACATCTCGCCCGCCTGGGTCAGCATGACGGTGGCGGTGATCTGCCTGATCCCGCGCTTCGCCTTTCTGCCGCCCCGCGCCCTGCAGACCCTGAACATGGAGCCGATCTTCTATGCCGGCGGCGTCATCGGGCTCGGTGCGCTGATCGTGCATGCGGGGCTCGGCGACTGGCTGGCCGCCGTGCTGCTCGATGCGGTGGGGCTGCAACCGGGGGATGCCGCCGGCAACTTCCTCCGCACCGGCGGGCTGGCGACGGTGGTGGCGATGGCCACCACCCTGCCCGGCGTGCCCGCCATCCTCACCCCGCTCACCGGCGACCTCGCCGCCGCCACCGGCCTTGCCACCCCCGCCGTCCTGGCGGCGCAGGTGATGGGCTTCTCGACCGTCATCCTGCCCTATCAGGCCCCGCCGCTGATGATGGCGATCCTGATCGGCGGGCTGCCGATCCGCGATGTGGCGAAGCTCTGCCTGCTGACCGCGATCGTCACCATTCTGGTGCTCTGGCCTTTGCAGGTGCTGTGGCTGCGGGTGATCGGGGTGATCTGACCGGCGCCGTCAGCCGCCGGCCAGCGCATAGACCCTGAGCCGGTGCCCGTCGGGGTCGAGGCCCATAAAGCTGTAGCCGAAGCCCTGCTTCATCGGCGCCGCGGCGATGGTGACGCCGCGGGCCTGCCAGTCGGCGAAGGCGGCATCCACCGCGGCATCATCGGCCATGCGGATGCCGAGTTCGGATGCCCCCGGCGCCGCCGACGGCGCCGGCGCAACCACGGATTGTGCCCACAGACCAAGCATCATGCCGCCCTCCAGCGCGAACAGGGCGAAGGCCGGGGACACATCCACCGGGCGGGTGTCGAAGAGATCGGCATAGAAGGTGGCACTGGCCGCCGGGTCGGCGACATAGAGCAGCGCATAGCTCGGATGGGTCATCGTTTCCGCTCCCGTTCGGGCAGCCCCCGATGAGCCGCCCTGACGGGATCATGCGCCCTGGCTGCTGACAGGGTCTGTCAACAGCCGGGGATGTG
Proteins encoded:
- a CDS encoding SLC13 family permease, with the protein product MSATAARPPLVTAVIAGLLLIVGAAIRLLPEAGAAPGGLDAAAAPAAALVVMTLGLWATGLLPESVTALGFFTIAMLTGLAPPEVVFSGLTSSAFWLIFSGLVIGVAVRHSGLGAWIAGHLARRVGTSYRGALLGALAFGLVMAFLMPSAMGRIVLILPILAALGEHLGHQPGDRRHAGMMLAGVIGTFLPSFTILPANVPNNIMVGILEAAGAPVPSFSTYLMTNFPVLGLLKTLVLAGVLLFLYGRGRQKPVTRPHRPAPMTRDQRRLALVLLVALGFWMTDALHHISPAWVSMTVAVICLIPRFAFLPPRALQTLNMEPIFYAGGVIGLGALIVHAGLGDWLAAVLLDAVGLQPGDAAGNFLRTGGLATVVAMATTLPGVPAILTPLTGDLAAATGLATPAVLAAQVMGFSTVILPYQAPPLMMAILIGGLPIRDVAKLCLLTAIVTILVLWPLQVLWLRVIGVI
- a CDS encoding VOC family protein, whose amino-acid sequence is MTHPSYALLYVADPAASATFYADLFDTRPVDVSPAFALFALEGGMMLGLWAQSVVAPAPSAAPGASELGIRMADDAAVDAAFADWQARGVTIAAAPMKQGFGYSFMGLDPDGHRLRVYALAGG